One region of Actinomycetota bacterium genomic DNA includes:
- the pruA gene encoding L-glutamate gamma-semialdehyde dehydrogenase, with protein MFNGIFHIRKPENEPVLGYAPGSRERAELKAALKEMLANPVEVPCIIGGREVTTGDLVEMRCPHNLSQMLGTYHRAGVKEAEMAIDAANEAKLAWSEIDWSSRATVLLKAAELLAGKYRQVLNAATMLCMSKSCHQAEIDSACELIDFWRFNPYFMTQIYDDQPISTHGVLNYMEHRPLEGFVFAITPFNFTSIGGNLPTAPALMGNAVVWKPSSDAVLPAYYIMKILEEAGMPDGVINMIPGPGPSVAPPVLNHLDLGGVHFTGSTYVFSTIWLTIGSDIRKYFSYPRIVGETGGKDFIFAHASADIEALVAAVVRGGFEYQGQKCSAPSRVYIPDSIWPRVKERLLDEIATIKVGDVCDFSNFMNAVIAKDAFDKIAGYIEFARQDPNLEILCGGTYDDSEGYFIQPTVVQTKDPRSKLMVEEIFGPVVTVYVYPEKQYEETLELCNTTSPYALTGAIFAQDRFAIVQATKKLRHAAGNFYINDKPTGAVVAQQPFGGSRASGTNDKAGSWLNLERWVSTRVIKENFLPPTDYRYPFLAEE; from the coding sequence ATGTTCAACGGCATATTCCACATCCGCAAGCCTGAGAACGAGCCCGTCCTGGGTTATGCCCCGGGAAGCCGGGAGAGGGCCGAGCTGAAGGCCGCCCTGAAAGAGATGCTCGCCAACCCGGTGGAGGTCCCCTGCATCATCGGGGGGCGGGAGGTGACCACCGGAGACCTGGTGGAGATGCGCTGCCCCCACAACCTCTCGCAGATGCTCGGCACCTACCACCGCGCCGGCGTCAAGGAGGCGGAGATGGCCATCGACGCCGCCAACGAGGCCAAGCTGGCCTGGAGCGAGATCGACTGGTCCTCGCGCGCCACCGTGCTGCTCAAGGCGGCGGAGCTGCTAGCCGGCAAGTACCGCCAGGTGCTCAACGCCGCCACCATGCTGTGCATGAGCAAGTCCTGCCACCAGGCGGAGATCGACTCCGCCTGCGAGCTCATCGATTTCTGGCGCTTCAACCCCTACTTCATGACCCAGATCTACGACGACCAGCCCATCTCCACCCACGGCGTGCTCAACTACATGGAGCACCGCCCCCTGGAGGGGTTCGTCTTCGCCATCACCCCCTTCAACTTCACCTCCATCGGCGGCAACCTGCCCACGGCCCCCGCCCTCATGGGCAACGCCGTGGTCTGGAAGCCGTCCTCGGACGCCGTGCTTCCCGCCTACTACATCATGAAGATACTCGAGGAAGCGGGGATGCCCGACGGCGTCATCAACATGATCCCCGGACCCGGCCCCTCGGTAGCCCCACCCGTGCTCAACCACCTGGACCTGGGGGGCGTGCACTTCACCGGCTCCACCTACGTCTTCTCCACCATCTGGCTGACCATAGGTTCCGACATCCGCAAATACTTCTCCTACCCGCGCATCGTGGGGGAGACGGGAGGCAAGGACTTCATCTTCGCCCACGCCTCCGCGGACATCGAGGCGCTGGTGGCGGCCGTCGTGCGCGGGGGCTTCGAGTACCAAGGCCAGAAGTGCTCCGCACCCAGCCGCGTGTACATCCCCGACAGCATCTGGCCCCGGGTGAAGGAGCGCCTGCTGGACGAGATCGCCACCATCAAGGTGGGGGACGTGTGCGACTTCTCCAACTTCATGAACGCGGTGATCGCAAAGGACGCCTTCGACAAGATCGCGGGCTACATCGAGTTCGCTCGCCAGGACCCCAACCTGGAGATCCTCTGCGGCGGCACCTACGACGACTCGGAGGGGTATTTCATCCAGCCCACGGTGGTACAGACCAAGGATCCGCGCTCCAAGCTCATGGTGGAGGAGATCTTCGGCCCCGTGGTCACCGTCTACGTCTATCCCGAGAAGCAGTACGAGGAGACGCTGGAGCTCTGCAACACCACCAGCCCTTACGCCCTCACCGGCGCCATCTTCGCCCAGGACCGCTTCGCCATAGTGCAGGCGACCAAGAAGCTGCGCCATGCCGCGGGCAACTTCTACATCAACGACAAGCCCACGGGGGCGGTGGTGGCCCAGCAGCCCTTCGGCGGCTCGCGCGCCTCGGGCACCAACGACAAGGCGGGGAGCTGGCTCAACCTGGAGCGCTGGGTATCGACGCGCGTGATCAAGGAGAACTTCCTCCCGCCCACGGACTACCGTTACCCCTTCCTGGCGGAGGAATAG
- a CDS encoding GNAT family N-acetyltransferase — protein MLEIRRASAEDEKDIFRLARELADAVGFAEQAPLIDIGIWSRTLEKMLSSPDWMFLLACEDGEAVGLLIFFIRPTLASGLNRATITEMVVSEKARGKGVGRRLVEEAKRIALERGCTVFDVSTELDNAGAEGFYTRMGFTRRRHYYEAQL, from the coding sequence GTGCTGGAGATAAGACGAGCATCCGCGGAAGACGAAAAGGATATCTTCCGGCTGGCGAGGGAGCTGGCCGACGCGGTGGGGTTCGCGGAACAAGCCCCCCTCATCGACATAGGGATATGGTCCAGGACCCTCGAGAAGATGCTCTCCTCGCCGGACTGGATGTTCCTCCTGGCCTGCGAGGACGGCGAGGCGGTGGGGCTGCTGATATTCTTCATCCGCCCCACGCTGGCCAGCGGCCTCAACCGCGCCACCATCACCGAGATGGTGGTATCCGAGAAAGCGCGCGGCAAGGGGGTGGGGCGAAGGCTGGTGGAGGAAGCGAAGAGGATCGCCCTGGAGAGGGGATGCACCGTCTTCGACGTCTCCACGGAGCTGGACAACGCGGGCGCCGAGGGCTTCTACACCAGGATGGGCTTCACGCGCCGGCGCCATTACTACGAGGCCCAACTCTGA
- a CDS encoding MBL fold metallo-hydrolase — protein sequence MDGDTSLGSQGLFSAQGEMRDFGEGLRMLQLFANVCLVESGEGVVVFDAGLPIDGQRIVGELRSVTEAPVRYIIYGHGHADHAFGTRALLEDAEERGHPRPVIVAHENLPARFDRYRRMLPYHEHINRIQFAIPEGIPAFPWDYIYPDDVFRDRLTLRLGDLTFELRHGRGETDDHLWMWIPERRALFTSDFWVWSCPNVGNPFKVQRYALEWARALEEMAALSPRLMLPGHGTALAGEGEIAEALGTVARALRHLDRQVVDMLNRGMWQEEILRSFRWPEEFAGSPYLAPIYGHPYFVVQALLRQYHGWYDGNPSHLFPAPSREVAEQVLDLAEGSSRVLKRARTLAEENRVQLALHLVDFVLDAGAEPRREALELKARLLQALAEKEKSLIARNIFLGGVRQIEKERGEA from the coding sequence ATGGATGGCGACACTTCCCTGGGAAGCCAGGGGCTCTTTTCCGCGCAGGGGGAGATGAGGGACTTCGGCGAGGGGCTGCGCATGCTCCAGCTCTTCGCCAACGTGTGCCTGGTGGAGAGCGGCGAAGGTGTGGTGGTCTTCGACGCCGGCCTGCCCATAGACGGCCAGCGCATCGTGGGGGAGTTGCGCTCCGTCACGGAGGCCCCGGTGCGCTATATCATCTACGGGCACGGCCATGCCGACCACGCCTTCGGCACCCGCGCCCTGCTGGAGGACGCCGAAGAACGGGGCCACCCCAGGCCGGTGATCGTCGCCCACGAGAACCTGCCGGCGCGCTTCGACCGCTACCGCAGGATGCTTCCCTACCACGAGCACATCAACCGCATCCAGTTCGCCATCCCCGAGGGGATCCCCGCCTTCCCGTGGGATTATATCTACCCGGACGATGTGTTCCGCGACCGCCTGACCCTCCGCCTGGGAGACCTGACCTTCGAGCTGCGCCACGGGCGCGGGGAGACCGACGACCACCTGTGGATGTGGATACCGGAACGCAGGGCCCTGTTCACCTCCGATTTCTGGGTTTGGTCATGCCCCAACGTCGGAAACCCCTTCAAGGTGCAGCGCTACGCCCTGGAGTGGGCCCGGGCCTTGGAGGAGATGGCCGCCCTCTCACCGCGGCTGATGCTGCCGGGGCACGGGACCGCCTTGGCGGGCGAGGGCGAGATAGCGGAGGCCCTGGGGACGGTGGCGCGTGCCCTGAGGCACCTCGACCGACAGGTGGTGGACATGCTCAACCGGGGCATGTGGCAGGAGGAGATACTCCGCTCCTTCCGGTGGCCCGAGGAGTTCGCCGGGAGCCCTTACCTGGCTCCCATCTACGGCCACCCCTATTTCGTGGTGCAGGCGCTGCTGCGCCAGTACCACGGCTGGTACGACGGCAACCCCTCGCATCTCTTCCCCGCCCCGTCTCGGGAGGTGGCGGAGCAGGTGCTGGACCTTGCGGAAGGGTCGAGCAGGGTGCTGAAAAGGGCGAGGACGCTCGCGGAGGAAAACCGGGTCCAGCTCGCGCTCCACCTCGTGGATTTCGTGCTCGATGCCGGCGCCGAGCCGCGCCGGGAGGCCCTGGAGCTCAAGGCCCGCCTGCTGCAGGCCCTGGCCGAAAAGGAGAAGAGCCTCATCGCCAGGAACATATTCCTGGGCGGAGTGCGGCAGATAGAAAAGGAACGTGGTGAGGCATAG
- a CDS encoding AMP-binding protein: MTDVYAKKPWLRHYDPHVPPHLEYEDKTFAQKFVEAAQRVGDNRALIYMDNILTFKDVDRLSNRLAAYFIDIGLQPDDVIGLHALNIPAHYIAVVAAQKAGCVTTGVSPLLTPHELEHQLNDSGAKVVLTMDLLFGAIAPVADRCGFSTVIVAGTTDFMPGEFPPVQVQEIPGKEVISFFDAIEGMPEDTVLVPRGMDDTIFIMYTGGTTGPSKGAVLTQRNFMSNCHQTLTWADEPGYTGEVGISAFPMFHMAGLAMAAGLLQGGLGQICVPNPRDLDFIVGAIKKHRPSSIISVPTIFFELLKRPDFRALDFSGVKYCISGAAPFPPESIPDINRVVGDNKFIELYGMTETSPVTVCNPRYGMKKVGSVGIPYPDTELKLVDPETGEPVPLGETGEICVRGPQVMKGYYNRPEETAHALRDGWMHTGDLGRMDEDGYLYVVDRLKDMVIVSGYKVFTRELDDELMKHPDVEMAASFGFPDPDRPGSERVMAAVVLKPGIEKSEEEKEKILAFLRENVAPYKVPKRIEFFDALPTSGVGKILKRELKAMMQQENR, translated from the coding sequence ATGACCGACGTCTATGCGAAGAAACCGTGGCTCAGGCACTATGACCCTCACGTGCCGCCCCACCTGGAGTACGAGGACAAGACCTTCGCCCAGAAGTTCGTGGAGGCGGCTCAGAGGGTGGGGGACAACCGGGCGCTGATCTACATGGACAACATCCTCACCTTCAAGGACGTGGACCGGCTCTCCAACCGGCTGGCGGCGTATTTCATCGATATCGGGCTCCAGCCCGACGACGTCATCGGCCTGCACGCCCTCAACATCCCCGCCCATTATATCGCCGTGGTCGCGGCTCAGAAGGCGGGGTGCGTAACCACCGGCGTCAGCCCCCTGCTCACCCCCCATGAGCTTGAGCACCAGCTCAACGACTCGGGCGCCAAAGTGGTGCTCACCATGGACCTGCTCTTTGGGGCCATCGCGCCGGTGGCGGACAGGTGCGGCTTCTCCACCGTGATCGTCGCGGGGACCACCGATTTCATGCCCGGAGAATTCCCCCCCGTGCAGGTGCAGGAGATACCGGGCAAGGAGGTGATCTCCTTCTTCGACGCCATAGAGGGGATGCCCGAGGACACAGTCCTGGTGCCGCGCGGGATGGACGACACCATCTTCATCATGTATACCGGGGGCACCACGGGACCCTCCAAGGGGGCCGTCCTCACCCAGCGCAACTTCATGTCCAACTGCCACCAGACCCTCACCTGGGCGGACGAGCCCGGCTACACCGGCGAGGTAGGCATATCCGCCTTCCCCATGTTCCACATGGCCGGCCTGGCCATGGCCGCGGGCCTCCTGCAGGGCGGCCTGGGCCAGATCTGCGTGCCCAACCCGCGTGACCTGGACTTCATCGTCGGTGCCATAAAGAAGCACCGGCCGTCCTCCATCATCAGCGTCCCCACCATCTTTTTCGAGCTGCTCAAGAGGCCCGACTTCAGGGCCTTGGACTTCAGCGGGGTCAAATACTGCATCAGCGGCGCGGCGCCCTTTCCGCCCGAGAGCATTCCGGACATCAACCGCGTCGTCGGCGACAACAAGTTCATCGAGCTCTACGGCATGACCGAGACCTCTCCCGTCACCGTCTGCAACCCGCGCTACGGGATGAAGAAGGTGGGATCGGTGGGCATACCCTACCCGGACACGGAGCTGAAACTGGTCGATCCCGAGACGGGGGAGCCGGTGCCGCTGGGGGAGACGGGGGAGATCTGCGTGCGCGGCCCCCAGGTGATGAAGGGATATTACAACCGCCCCGAGGAGACGGCCCATGCCTTGAGGGACGGCTGGATGCATACCGGCGACCTCGGACGCATGGACGAGGACGGCTACCTCTACGTGGTGGACCGCCTCAAGGACATGGTCATCGTCTCCGGATACAAGGTGTTCACCCGCGAGCTTGACGACGAGCTCATGAAGCACCCCGACGTGGAGATGGCCGCTTCGTTCGGTTTCCCGGACCCCGACCGGCCGGGCTCCGAACGGGTGATGGCGGCGGTGGTGCTGAAGCCCGGGATCGAGAAGAGCGAGGAGGAAAAGGAGAAGATCCTCGCCTTCCTGAGGGAGAACGTGGCGCCCTACAAGGTGCCTAAGAGAATAGAGTTCTTCGATGCCCTGCCCACCAGCGGCGTGGGGAAGATCCTCAAGCGCGAGCTGAAGGCGATGATGCAGCAGGAAAACCGCTAG
- a CDS encoding HAMP domain-containing protein yields the protein MITILVIAVFGLYALVSWLTYRGSQNRLVEKSRQKLIQTQVDNITSTTEYLSSLFIPMFNEKLGQLKPQEIASAFANKEISEAQRQLNAELKKVAELEIQGQVALLVILMPTPLNRMPLVILSSDENLVYEWEVPDYLVQAIEDGEPYIWMEDGVPELSLQGKYLLVLNRYDDPETMSTTVSVSVKSMSGELADIESFFDQEQNRLNLVMVVVVLGSVAVVFVITFFILSLLIRRRITLPIEELAAAAKEVMEGNLDVDIKVHEGGEFEVLERAFKEMVESFRKYIAKSVGEE from the coding sequence TTGATAACCATTCTGGTGATCGCCGTCTTCGGGCTCTATGCCCTCGTTTCCTGGCTCACCTACCGCGGCTCCCAGAACCGGCTGGTGGAAAAGAGCCGCCAGAAACTCATCCAGACCCAGGTGGACAACATCACCTCCACCACCGAATACCTGAGTTCCCTGTTCATCCCCATGTTCAACGAGAAACTGGGGCAGCTCAAGCCCCAGGAGATCGCCAGCGCCTTCGCCAACAAGGAGATAAGCGAGGCCCAGCGTCAACTGAACGCGGAGCTCAAGAAAGTGGCGGAGCTGGAAATACAGGGCCAGGTGGCGCTGCTGGTCATCCTCATGCCCACCCCCCTGAACCGAATGCCGCTGGTGATACTCTCCAGCGACGAAAACCTGGTCTATGAATGGGAGGTGCCGGACTACCTCGTGCAGGCCATAGAGGACGGGGAGCCGTATATATGGATGGAGGACGGGGTTCCGGAGCTCTCCCTGCAGGGTAAGTACCTCCTGGTGCTCAACCGCTACGATGACCCGGAGACCATGAGCACCACGGTGAGCGTGTCCGTGAAATCCATGAGCGGGGAACTCGCGGATATCGAGAGTTTCTTCGACCAGGAACAGAACCGCTTGAACCTGGTGATGGTGGTGGTGGTGTTGGGCTCCGTGGCGGTTGTTTTCGTCATCACCTTCTTCATCCTCAGCCTCCTCATCCGTAGGCGCATCACCCTACCCATCGAGGAGCTGGCGGCCGCGGCCAAAGAGGTCATGGAGGGCAACCTCGACGTGGACATAAAGGTCCACGAGGGCGGCGAGTTCGAGGTCCTGGAGCGCGCCTTCAAGGAGATGGTGGAGAGCTTCCGGAAATATATCGCGAAATCGGTGGGTGAGGAGTAA
- a CDS encoding ABC transporter permease has translation MNVGARSISWLSLGLAFLMLLAPLALFMLLRVRLSMTLLWSVARMSVQLLLVGFFLIYVFEWDNPYLSAAWLLVMVVFAALSVVGSTGLRYRGYLWIVFLAFLFSAALVLMYFNGLVIGLDDLLEARYAVAIAGMLLGNSLGGVIIGMGEFFRGVSRDERRYQYRLALGATRYEALSEHLSRGIVMALKPALANMATMGLVFLPGMMTGQILSGEPPLLAVRYQIAIVIAIFVCVALTAAFSLLLSLVVSFDGFGNLERGIFRAKHGPR, from the coding sequence TTGAACGTGGGCGCGCGGAGCATTTCGTGGTTGTCCCTGGGGCTGGCCTTTCTCATGCTGCTGGCGCCCCTTGCGCTCTTTATGCTCCTGCGGGTCAGGCTGAGCATGACCCTTCTCTGGTCGGTCGCCAGGATGTCGGTGCAGCTGTTGCTGGTGGGATTCTTCCTGATCTACGTGTTCGAATGGGACAATCCTTACCTGAGCGCGGCATGGCTTCTGGTGATGGTGGTGTTCGCCGCGCTCTCTGTGGTGGGAAGCACGGGATTGAGATACCGCGGTTACCTGTGGATCGTGTTCCTGGCCTTCCTCTTCTCCGCCGCGCTGGTTCTTATGTACTTCAACGGGCTGGTGATCGGCCTGGACGATCTCCTCGAGGCGAGGTACGCGGTGGCCATCGCCGGTATGTTGCTCGGCAATTCCCTGGGCGGCGTCATCATCGGAATGGGGGAGTTCTTCCGGGGCGTGAGCCGTGACGAGAGACGATACCAGTACCGCCTGGCCCTGGGGGCGACGCGTTACGAGGCGCTCTCCGAGCATCTGAGCAGGGGGATAGTCATGGCCCTCAAGCCCGCGCTGGCCAACATGGCTACCATGGGGCTGGTATTTCTTCCCGGGATGATGACGGGCCAGATACTGAGCGGGGAGCCGCCTCTGCTGGCGGTGCGTTACCAGATCGCCATCGTCATCGCCATCTTCGTATGCGTGGCACTGACGGCCGCCTTTTCCCTTCTCCTCTCCCTGGTGGTGAGCTTCGACGGCTTCGGCAACCTGGAGAGAGGTATATTCCGCGCAAAACACGGCCCCAGATGA
- a CDS encoding methyltransferase domain-containing protein, producing the protein METRRTEKAYRWDAADYRDSSSQQKEWGRELLSKLDLRGDEHVLDIGCGDGALTAEIARRVPDGRVVGIDSSPEMIDLARRTYSKEDFPNLSWEVMDASELGFDGRFDLAFSNAALHWVSDQLGLLQGVRRSLKPGGRTLFQMGGKGNASNVVRALGELIARSDWGRYFEDLRLPYRFCSPEEYEAWLREANLVPLRVELIPKDMVHEGKRGLEAWIRTTWLPFTQCLPEARREDFIAQLASTYLELYPPDAEGLVHVNAMRLEVEAQRA; encoded by the coding sequence ATGGAGACGCGGCGCACCGAGAAGGCCTACAGGTGGGACGCGGCCGACTACCGCGACAGCTCCTCCCAACAGAAAGAATGGGGGCGGGAGCTGCTCTCGAAGCTGGACCTGCGCGGCGATGAACACGTTCTGGATATAGGCTGCGGTGACGGCGCCCTCACCGCCGAGATCGCACGGCGCGTGCCCGACGGCCGGGTGGTGGGCATCGACAGCTCCCCGGAGATGATAGACCTGGCGCGCAGGACATATTCCAAAGAAGATTTTCCCAATCTGTCCTGGGAGGTCATGGACGCCTCGGAACTCGGCTTCGACGGACGATTCGACCTCGCCTTCTCCAACGCCGCCCTGCACTGGGTATCCGATCAGCTCGGGTTACTGCAGGGGGTGAGGAGGTCCCTCAAGCCCGGCGGGAGGACACTCTTCCAGATGGGAGGAAAGGGTAACGCCTCCAATGTGGTGCGCGCCCTGGGGGAGCTCATCGCTCGCAGCGACTGGGGCCGCTACTTCGAGGACCTGCGTCTCCCCTACCGTTTCTGCTCCCCGGAGGAATACGAGGCCTGGCTGCGGGAGGCCAACCTGGTCCCACTGCGCGTGGAGCTCATCCCCAAGGACATGGTGCACGAGGGGAAGCGGGGCCTGGAGGCCTGGATCCGCACCACCTGGCTCCCCTTCACCCAATGCCTGCCCGAAGCGAGGCGGGAGGATTTCATCGCCCAGCTCGCCTCGACCTATCTCGAGCTCTACCCCCCCGACGCGGAAGGCCTCGTGCACGTCAACGCCATGCGCCTGGAGGTGGAGGCGCAGAGGGCCTGA
- a CDS encoding sulfite exporter TauE/SafE family protein gives MQVFTIALAALAVSFVFSMMGAGGSQILVPILFWLGLDFKNGAIPVGLLAAAVTCFSAGGLYWRRGLVRISTAWPFALAVLAASPLGAALARPASSTALMIAFAVVNIAVGLMVLRGRNAVGGELSRRRELTVALLLGLGIGFIIGFIARDGGPFTMAVLVLMGIDAREAAGTAPVIVAAGCLVAFAVHAFDMTVGWPVLLTVGLASLAGSQVGSRFMSERMESRTIRLLFTAVMILVGAVIL, from the coding sequence TTGCAGGTCTTCACCATCGCGTTGGCGGCGCTGGCGGTGTCCTTCGTCTTCTCCATGATGGGCGCGGGCGGTTCCCAGATACTGGTACCCATTCTCTTCTGGCTGGGGCTGGATTTCAAGAACGGCGCCATCCCCGTCGGCCTCCTGGCCGCGGCCGTGACCTGTTTCTCAGCCGGCGGTCTGTACTGGCGCCGGGGGCTGGTGCGCATCTCCACCGCATGGCCCTTCGCCCTTGCTGTGCTCGCCGCGAGTCCTCTGGGCGCGGCGCTCGCGCGGCCCGCCTCGTCCACTGCGCTGATGATCGCCTTCGCGGTGGTGAACATCGCCGTGGGGCTGATGGTGTTGCGCGGACGGAACGCGGTGGGGGGAGAACTCTCCCGGCGGAGGGAGTTGACCGTCGCCCTCCTGCTGGGTCTGGGGATAGGTTTCATAATCGGCTTCATCGCCCGCGACGGCGGGCCTTTCACCATGGCCGTGCTGGTGCTCATGGGAATAGACGCGCGGGAGGCGGCGGGGACGGCGCCGGTCATCGTGGCGGCGGGCTGCCTGGTCGCCTTCGCCGTGCACGCCTTCGACATGACCGTGGGGTGGCCCGTGCTCCTGACGGTCGGCCTTGCGAGCCTGGCCGGCTCGCAGGTCGGGTCGCGCTTCATGAGCGAACGCATGGAATCCCGCACCATCAGGCTGCTCTTCACCGCGGTGATGATCCTCGTGGGCGCGGTAATCCTATAG
- a CDS encoding cobalamin B12-binding domain-containing protein, translated as MRVLLISENRCRENLVPFPLGVACIASASRQAGHEVSCLDLMFSRDPVEDTIERVRSFQPDCIGLSVRNIDNQDAHRSEFYLPGVKEIADAAASVSAAPIILGGAGFTIFPLECLEYLGLEMGIVGEGERSFTELLRRLEAGLPIEDLPGLALRRDGVARVNPPGPHAWPGLFPPPERELLEVRRYRFQPGSDPPFVVNLQSRRGCHMRCIYCTSPTVEGRAVRVRDAGSVADELLSLQDEHGLGFAAFVDSLFNHPRDYTRELCAEIASRRPAIRWYANLNPLYCDLDTMRLMREAGCVGLSIGNESGSEDILASLRKGFTKKEVVSAVSEAKRLGFRVNCFLLLGGPGENERTIRESVELMHELEPDMLSVTVGIRIYPGCELHDIALREGVVEPRQNLLFPAFYLSPDVEPWLYDYMKEECAAHEGWSL; from the coding sequence ATGAGGGTCCTGCTCATCAGCGAGAACCGGTGCCGTGAGAACCTGGTGCCCTTCCCGCTGGGGGTGGCCTGCATCGCCTCCGCGTCACGGCAGGCGGGACACGAGGTCTCCTGCCTGGACCTGATGTTCTCCCGGGACCCCGTGGAGGATACCATCGAGCGCGTGCGCTCCTTCCAGCCCGACTGCATCGGGCTGTCGGTGCGCAACATCGACAACCAGGACGCCCACCGGAGTGAATTCTACCTCCCGGGGGTCAAGGAGATAGCCGACGCCGCTGCCTCGGTGAGCGCGGCCCCCATCATCCTGGGCGGCGCGGGGTTCACCATCTTCCCCCTGGAGTGCCTGGAATACCTGGGCTTGGAGATGGGCATCGTGGGCGAGGGAGAGAGGTCCTTCACGGAGCTCCTCCGCCGCCTGGAGGCCGGCCTCCCCATAGAGGACCTGCCCGGATTGGCCCTGCGCAGGGACGGGGTGGCGCGCGTCAACCCGCCGGGTCCCCACGCCTGGCCCGGGCTCTTCCCGCCCCCGGAACGCGAGCTCCTCGAGGTGCGGCGTTACCGCTTCCAACCGGGAAGCGACCCGCCTTTCGTGGTCAACCTGCAATCCCGCCGCGGGTGCCATATGCGCTGTATCTACTGCACCTCCCCCACCGTCGAAGGGCGCGCGGTACGCGTGCGCGATGCCGGCAGCGTCGCCGACGAGCTCCTCTCCCTTCAGGACGAACACGGCCTGGGGTTCGCGGCCTTCGTGGATTCGCTCTTCAACCATCCACGCGACTACACGCGCGAGCTCTGCGCCGAGATCGCTTCCCGAAGGCCCGCCATCAGGTGGTACGCCAACCTCAACCCCCTCTACTGCGACCTCGATACCATGCGGCTGATGCGCGAGGCGGGATGCGTGGGCTTGAGCATCGGCAACGAGAGCGGCTCCGAGGATATCCTGGCCTCCCTGCGCAAAGGGTTCACGAAAAAGGAGGTGGTGTCCGCGGTTAGTGAGGCCAAGCGGCTCGGCTTCCGCGTCAACTGCTTCCTTCTGCTGGGCGGACCGGGCGAGAACGAGCGCACGATCAGGGAGAGCGTCGAGCTCATGCACGAGCTGGAGCCGGACATGCTCTCCGTGACCGTGGGGATACGCATATATCCCGGGTGCGAGCTGCACGACATCGCCCTGCGCGAGGGAGTCGTCGAGCCCCGGCAGAACCTGCTCTTCCCCGCCTTCTACCTCTCCCCCGACGTGGAGCCCTGGCTCTACGACTACATGAAGGAGGAGTGCGCCGCCCACGAGGGCTGGAGCCTCTGA
- a CDS encoding ABC transporter ATP-binding protein produces the protein MALIAYHDVGFSAGDRKVFKGFNLEVREGEKVLIFGRSGTGKSTILKMLLGFTRPDSGRVSFEGREVDRRNVWEVRRRVAYVSQDLDMADGRVRDFLDWTFGIKANRGIVGSWERLRGYMEWMELGQEIIDTVMADLSGGEKQRLALAVALSLGREVFLLDEVTSAVDPRMRSRIVDLFTNLKTSTVLAVSHDETWLRAAGIRVMELRG, from the coding sequence ATGGCCTTGATAGCATACCATGATGTCGGGTTCTCCGCCGGAGACCGCAAGGTGTTCAAGGGCTTCAACCTCGAGGTACGGGAAGGCGAGAAAGTGCTCATCTTCGGCAGGTCCGGCACGGGCAAATCCACCATCCTCAAGATGCTCCTGGGTTTCACGCGGCCGGATAGCGGGAGGGTTTCGTTCGAGGGGAGAGAGGTCGACCGCAGGAACGTATGGGAGGTACGGAGGCGAGTGGCGTACGTGAGCCAGGATCTGGATATGGCGGACGGGAGGGTCCGTGATTTCCTGGACTGGACCTTCGGCATCAAGGCGAACCGGGGCATCGTAGGGAGCTGGGAGAGGCTGCGCGGATACATGGAGTGGATGGAACTGGGGCAGGAGATCATAGACACCGTGATGGCCGACTTGTCCGGCGGCGAGAAGCAGAGGCTGGCCCTGGCCGTGGCCCTGTCTCTGGGTAGGGAGGTCTTTCTCCTGGACGAGGTCACCTCCGCAGTCGATCCCAGGATGAGATCGAGGATCGTCGATCTGTTCACGAACCTGAAAACGTCGACGGTCCTGGCGGTATCCCACGACGAGACCTGGTTGCGCGCCGCGGGCATAAGGGTGATGGAGCTGAGAGGTTGA